A window of the Streptomyces finlayi genome harbors these coding sequences:
- a CDS encoding glycosyltransferase family protein, with protein sequence MSGNGSEQPLNVIIGVNGIGMGHTVRQSAIAQYLRDRGHQVRIITNGSDRVAYFRDLGFPTWDGWMPTLLARDDRIHARDAVAANIRQAPEGLRRHLQLRRLVRSSGVPHVFVTDYEPNTPRLAYHFGRPLISIDQQSKYRHLDLPTVGRYARTADEQRLRYFAPRVDRSFICSYVPLDAEDRRIEFIAPVIPDLIRSAPVTTEPLVTAYFSRYFDHGPEESVRELASIFRQSVPDRTLRIYTQPTELRSLRGYADARVEIRAFDRDAFIADMARSEAVFSNAGFNLISEALVLGKPVHLIPLPTYDQHWCAKVIDEAGLGTSAPRIERRAVLEFLARGRALSDNVVRHRDLYLSADPRERIASYLESLPAVDRPIPAPVAG encoded by the coding sequence GTGTCCGGAAACGGAAGCGAACAGCCGCTCAACGTGATCATCGGCGTCAACGGCATCGGCATGGGACACACCGTCCGGCAGAGCGCGATCGCCCAGTACCTCCGCGACCGCGGGCACCAGGTTCGGATCATCACCAACGGCTCCGACCGGGTCGCGTACTTCCGGGACCTCGGCTTCCCCACCTGGGACGGATGGATGCCGACGCTCCTCGCACGCGACGACCGGATCCACGCTCGCGACGCCGTGGCCGCGAACATCCGCCAGGCGCCGGAAGGTCTCCGCCGACACCTCCAACTGCGTCGGCTTGTCCGAAGCAGCGGCGTCCCCCACGTGTTCGTCACCGACTACGAGCCCAACACCCCGCGCCTCGCCTACCACTTCGGCCGACCACTCATCTCCATCGACCAGCAGAGCAAGTACCGACACCTGGACCTTCCCACCGTCGGCCGGTACGCCCGTACAGCCGACGAGCAGCGACTGCGGTACTTCGCCCCCCGCGTCGACCGGTCCTTCATCTGCTCCTACGTCCCTCTCGACGCCGAGGACCGCAGAATCGAGTTCATCGCCCCGGTCATTCCCGATCTCATCAGATCGGCACCGGTCACCACCGAGCCCCTCGTCACGGCCTACTTCTCCCGCTACTTCGACCACGGCCCGGAGGAGTCCGTCCGCGAACTGGCCTCGATCTTCCGCCAGTCCGTGCCGGACCGAACGCTACGGATCTACACACAGCCGACGGAGTTGAGGTCACTGCGCGGGTACGCCGACGCCCGCGTGGAGATCCGCGCCTTCGACCGCGATGCGTTCATCGCGGACATGGCCCGCTCGGAGGCCGTGTTCTCCAACGCCGGCTTCAACCTGATCAGCGAGGCGCTCGTCCTCGGCAAACCGGTGCACCTCATCCCGTTACCCACCTACGACCAGCACTGGTGCGCGAAGGTCATCGACGAGGCCGGGCTGGGAACCTCGGCCCCGCGCATCGAACGCAGGGCTGTCCTCGAATTCCTCGCGCGCGGTCGAGCACTCAGCGACAACGTCGTACGCCACCGGGACCTGTACCTCTCGGCTGACCCCCGGGAGCGGATCGCCTCGTACCTGGAGAGTCTGCCGGCGGTCGACCGGCCGATACCCGCTCCGGTCGCGGGGTAG
- a CDS encoding N,N-dimethylformamidase beta subunit family domain-containing protein — MIAVNGYAARPSVRAGEVVRLHISTTAPSFHVDFYRWGATPQHVGHVEWPGRAASSGRFDADWRWPAYEFLVPPEWRSGVYIAVLGTERPSGTPPLDAREGRVLLVVTPSAPSGRGILYKIPTFTYQAYNTAGGGSLYSASQITTRRPGGGVGGPVKGLPDAYDPSSPRQTFAHWDAHFIAWMERNWIEADYCTDLDLHEGLFLRDGYRLLVSAGHDEYWSTETRRHVTAFRDAGGHIANFGANTCWWRVGVTPDGAGLSCDKFPPGTPAGTDPDSSYGCPDHWWESEPENSLLGVSYRNGGGHWDGTRSPRGFIVTDAGHWVFSGSGLRTGDSLGHGGALIGYECDGAAYEYDEVGRPRPTGQDGTPKDFEILGLAELPPDWNSAAREPMPSPRAATLGVFTAGGTVFTAATTDWARLLATDPQVSAVTRNVITRLS; from the coding sequence GTGATCGCGGTCAACGGATACGCGGCCCGGCCCAGCGTGCGCGCCGGCGAGGTGGTGCGCCTGCACATCTCCACCACCGCCCCCAGCTTCCACGTCGACTTCTACCGCTGGGGAGCCACACCGCAGCATGTGGGACACGTCGAGTGGCCCGGCCGTGCCGCGTCCTCCGGACGTTTCGACGCCGACTGGCGGTGGCCCGCGTACGAGTTCCTCGTACCCCCGGAGTGGCGGTCCGGTGTCTACATCGCGGTCCTGGGCACGGAGCGCCCGTCCGGCACTCCGCCGCTGGACGCCAGGGAGGGGCGCGTCCTCCTCGTCGTCACTCCCTCCGCGCCCTCCGGCCGCGGGATCCTCTACAAGATCCCGACGTTCACCTACCAGGCGTACAACACAGCGGGCGGCGGCAGCCTCTACAGTGCCTCCCAGATCACGACACGCCGTCCCGGGGGCGGTGTAGGCGGACCGGTGAAGGGCCTGCCGGACGCGTACGACCCGTCGTCCCCCCGGCAGACGTTCGCTCATTGGGACGCCCACTTCATCGCGTGGATGGAACGGAACTGGATCGAGGCCGACTACTGCACCGACCTGGATCTCCACGAGGGCCTGTTCTTGCGTGACGGCTACCGTCTCCTGGTCTCCGCCGGTCACGACGAATACTGGAGCACCGAGACCCGACGCCACGTGACCGCCTTCCGTGACGCCGGCGGCCACATTGCCAACTTCGGTGCCAACACCTGCTGGTGGCGCGTCGGCGTCACTCCGGACGGGGCGGGGTTGTCCTGCGACAAGTTCCCGCCCGGCACCCCCGCCGGTACCGACCCGGACAGCTCGTACGGCTGCCCGGACCACTGGTGGGAGTCTGAGCCGGAGAACTCACTCCTGGGCGTGAGCTACCGCAACGGCGGTGGTCACTGGGACGGCACCCGTTCTCCCCGTGGCTTCATCGTCACGGACGCCGGGCACTGGGTGTTTTCGGGAAGTGGGCTGAGGACCGGCGACAGCCTCGGCCACGGTGGGGCGCTGATCGGCTACGAGTGCGACGGCGCGGCCTACGAGTACGACGAAGTCGGCCGACCGCGCCCCACCGGGCAGGACGGAACGCCGAAGGACTTCGAGATCCTCGGCTTGGCCGAGCTCCCCCCGGACTGGAACTCCGCCGCCCGTGAGCCCATGCCCAGCCCCCGGGCCGCCACCCTCGGCGTCTTCACAGCGGGCGGCACGGTTTTCACCGCCGCCACCACCGACTGGGCCCGCCTTCTGGCCACAGATCCCCAGGTCTCCGCGGTCACCCGCAATGTCATCACCCGGCTCTCCTGA
- a CDS encoding class I SAM-dependent methyltransferase produces MAEAKAQQHGSDDWSERQIAYYRDRAGEYDDTYSDRMSMPRLAKALDALPVSGDVLELACGTGQWTRLLLPRARSLTALDAAPEMLRRARDRMRGTATRFIEADIFEWEPDRQYDTVFFAFWLSHVPPVEMEPFWDLLRWALAPGGRVVFLDDSSAKAQIEERVDEAPVPTVRRTLSDGSRHVAVKVLRDPADLTSQLDGLGWDAHVETIDAFHLSGVARPREGA; encoded by the coding sequence ATGGCCGAAGCGAAGGCACAGCAGCACGGTTCGGACGACTGGTCCGAACGGCAGATCGCCTACTACCGCGATCGAGCCGGCGAGTACGACGACACGTACAGCGACCGCATGAGCATGCCGCGGCTCGCGAAGGCCCTTGACGCGCTACCGGTCAGCGGTGACGTCCTGGAGCTCGCCTGCGGTACGGGCCAGTGGACCAGGTTGCTCCTCCCCCGGGCCCGCAGCCTGACCGCGCTGGACGCGGCACCGGAGATGCTCCGCCGGGCACGCGACCGTATGCGGGGCACCGCGACCCGTTTCATCGAAGCGGACATCTTCGAATGGGAGCCGGACCGCCAGTACGACACGGTGTTCTTCGCCTTCTGGCTCAGCCATGTGCCGCCGGTCGAGATGGAACCGTTCTGGGACCTGCTCCGGTGGGCGCTGGCGCCGGGCGGCCGTGTGGTGTTCCTCGATGACTCGTCGGCGAAGGCGCAGATCGAGGAACGGGTGGACGAGGCGCCGGTGCCGACCGTACGTCGCACCCTCTCCGACGGTTCCCGCCACGTCGCCGTGAAGGTGCTCCGGGACCCCGCCGACCTCACCTCCCAGCTGGATGGCCTGGGTTGGGACGCCCACGTCGAGACGATCGACGCGTTCCATCTGTCCGGTGTGGCCCGCCCCAGGGAGGGCGCGTGA
- a CDS encoding NB-ARC domain-containing protein — MATVQRWTGREARALRLATRRSVRGFASYLGVSDRTVSNWEARGEEIVVAPDSQALLDTALERSEAEVRQRFWDSVGVPTPSVSAAPDPYLPIPVPEPGLVHRSEDLEGLVSVLREASQDDSVATVALCGPGGFGKTTLATQVCHDPRLRDSFSEILWVETGEGCTAARVVELISDLCVHLDGDRPSLADPEQAGFHLARLLQGRRALLVVDNVWSATDLGPFLLGGDDCVRLVTTRNVRVCPSSARVVRLGPMAPGEIRELLVRNVGTLDHAEAARLAGVCGGWPLLASIVGANVSQEVGSGAPADRVVTETSATIRAYGPQAFDVWDSDQRKNAIGQALESSLRSLAESVSIAGRTDLRDRYLSLAVFPPSVPIPMSVLTDWWGTANGWDPHVVRQFCRVLSDRSLISAYLADRNAIVVHDVFRSYLRHLVGDRWAALHRSLVEAYRQHTGGAWETLDETEGYLWRHLPYHLCEAGLDAELVSLLASPTYVMRKVALVGHQSLTADAAVLDALPGRHEVGHPQHQVWATARALTGAGYLLNGLETPADIASTLSIVLRRASLPEATRFLENAAGEGTVLAPKWLLPPEERPAAATERGHIGAVVSVAAVHDLVASGGEDGVVRLWNLNTGRLLRAHEAHTGWVFATALSADGMVLASAGDDGAIRLWRTDTGEPVGVLPGHNRRIRSLAFSPVDRVLVSGAEDGAVCVWDLERLVLLRTMRAAGTPVWSVAIGGDSDSLVAVAGEDEFVRLFDLRTGRLLDERAAHRDWVRSVAFAPGSSLLASGSGDRSVAVWDAADGRLALVRRITDLKARVRAVVLAAHDDLVVAATEEPRIQAFSAESPVGETQLPPGVDWVRSLAGTGDGTVVAGCEDGAIRVWAVGKSRLRTLADGSNTVWSTQFAAGGRTAVVGDGVGGVGVIDTTTATVSRRLPAAHGRVWSLACGEEHIAAACGDGAVRVWSLLDTAWSLTLNQDTPRTWAVAMARATPRVAASTGDGHIRCWDLPTGTPLWSQDVHAGRLRSLSFDDAGDLLAACGGDGSVRVWHATTGEFRSRFSSPSGWARAVTVDGSGNRVAVGAGTGDIAVRHLGTDRFASHLSGHTGRILMLGFTSDEDRLVSAAADGTVRLWSLGEQRQIAKVRVDASLHCAAFEPRTGEVLVGSAAGVVALGITDT, encoded by the coding sequence GTGGCCACAGTGCAGCGCTGGACCGGACGGGAGGCGCGCGCTCTGCGGCTCGCGACGCGTCGGAGCGTGCGTGGCTTCGCGTCCTACCTCGGCGTCAGCGACCGGACGGTGTCCAACTGGGAGGCCCGGGGCGAGGAGATAGTCGTCGCACCGGACTCCCAGGCGTTACTCGACACGGCGTTGGAACGGAGCGAAGCGGAGGTGCGGCAGCGCTTCTGGGACTCCGTCGGCGTTCCAACGCCCTCGGTCTCGGCGGCACCGGACCCTTACCTCCCGATACCCGTTCCGGAGCCCGGCTTGGTGCACAGGTCAGAAGATCTCGAAGGGCTCGTCTCCGTCCTCCGGGAGGCGTCGCAGGACGACAGCGTCGCCACGGTCGCCCTGTGCGGCCCTGGTGGATTCGGTAAGACGACGCTGGCCACCCAGGTCTGTCACGACCCCCGCCTCCGGGACTCCTTCTCGGAGATCCTCTGGGTGGAGACCGGCGAGGGATGCACGGCCGCCAGGGTCGTCGAGCTGATATCCGACCTGTGCGTACACCTCGACGGCGATCGCCCGTCCCTCGCGGACCCGGAGCAGGCCGGCTTCCACCTCGCCCGTCTGCTCCAGGGGCGACGTGCGCTCCTCGTCGTCGACAACGTCTGGTCCGCCACCGACCTCGGCCCTTTCCTGCTCGGTGGCGATGACTGCGTACGGCTCGTGACCACGAGGAACGTGCGCGTGTGCCCCAGCTCCGCGCGAGTCGTACGCCTGGGGCCCATGGCCCCGGGCGAGATCCGGGAGCTGCTCGTCCGCAACGTCGGGACTCTGGACCACGCCGAGGCCGCCCGCCTCGCCGGCGTGTGCGGAGGGTGGCCCCTGCTCGCGTCGATCGTCGGGGCGAACGTCTCGCAGGAGGTCGGCTCCGGTGCCCCGGCTGATCGCGTCGTCACGGAGACGAGCGCGACTATCCGCGCGTACGGCCCTCAGGCTTTCGACGTCTGGGACTCCGACCAGCGCAAGAACGCCATCGGGCAGGCGCTTGAGTCCAGCCTCCGCAGCCTCGCGGAGAGCGTCTCGATCGCCGGGCGCACCGACCTGCGGGACCGGTATCTCTCGCTGGCCGTGTTCCCTCCGTCGGTGCCGATTCCCATGTCGGTCCTCACCGACTGGTGGGGCACCGCGAACGGATGGGATCCGCACGTGGTGCGGCAGTTCTGCAGGGTGCTGTCCGACCGGTCCCTGATCAGCGCGTACCTCGCCGACCGGAACGCCATCGTGGTGCACGACGTGTTCCGGTCCTACCTGCGCCATCTGGTCGGTGATCGGTGGGCGGCCCTTCACCGATCCCTGGTGGAGGCGTACCGGCAGCACACGGGCGGCGCCTGGGAGACCCTGGACGAGACGGAGGGGTATCTGTGGCGCCACCTTCCCTACCACCTGTGTGAGGCTGGCCTCGACGCCGAGCTCGTCAGCCTGCTGGCCTCGCCGACGTACGTCATGCGCAAGGTCGCGCTCGTCGGACACCAGTCGCTGACCGCGGACGCCGCCGTGCTCGACGCCCTGCCCGGGCGGCATGAGGTGGGCCACCCGCAGCATCAGGTGTGGGCGACCGCCCGTGCCCTGACCGGCGCCGGATATCTGCTGAACGGGCTGGAGACCCCGGCCGACATCGCCTCGACGCTCTCGATCGTGCTGCGCCGCGCATCTTTGCCCGAGGCCACCCGGTTCCTGGAAAACGCTGCGGGGGAGGGGACAGTGCTCGCCCCGAAGTGGTTGCTGCCCCCGGAGGAGCGCCCCGCTGCGGCGACGGAGCGCGGTCACATCGGTGCGGTAGTCAGCGTGGCCGCCGTCCACGACCTCGTGGCGTCGGGCGGCGAGGACGGGGTGGTCAGGCTGTGGAACCTGAACACGGGCCGACTCCTCCGAGCCCACGAGGCCCACACCGGCTGGGTGTTCGCCACCGCGCTCTCCGCGGACGGGATGGTCCTCGCTTCGGCGGGGGACGACGGAGCGATCCGGCTCTGGCGCACGGACACCGGCGAACCTGTAGGGGTGCTGCCGGGGCACAACCGTCGTATCCGCAGTCTCGCCTTCTCCCCGGTCGACCGCGTCCTGGTCTCCGGTGCCGAGGACGGCGCCGTATGCGTGTGGGACCTGGAGCGGCTCGTGCTCCTGCGTACGATGCGGGCGGCCGGCACCCCCGTCTGGTCCGTGGCGATCGGCGGCGACTCCGACTCGCTCGTGGCCGTGGCCGGCGAGGACGAGTTCGTCCGCCTCTTCGACCTGCGCACCGGCCGCCTCCTGGACGAACGCGCGGCACACCGGGACTGGGTCCGCTCCGTGGCCTTCGCCCCGGGCTCCTCCCTCCTGGCCTCCGGTTCCGGCGACCGCTCCGTGGCCGTGTGGGACGCGGCTGACGGACGACTCGCCCTTGTGCGCAGGATCACCGATCTCAAGGCGCGCGTGCGCGCCGTCGTCCTGGCCGCACACGACGACTTGGTCGTGGCCGCCACGGAAGAGCCGAGAATCCAGGCGTTCTCGGCGGAGAGCCCAGTGGGCGAGACCCAGCTACCGCCGGGAGTGGACTGGGTGCGCTCACTCGCCGGAACGGGAGACGGCACGGTGGTCGCCGGATGCGAGGACGGCGCCATTCGCGTCTGGGCTGTGGGGAAGAGCAGGCTGAGGACCCTGGCCGACGGCTCGAACACCGTGTGGTCCACACAGTTCGCGGCCGGCGGACGCACCGCCGTGGTCGGCGACGGCGTCGGCGGCGTCGGGGTCATCGACACCACGACCGCGACAGTCAGCCGGAGGCTCCCGGCGGCCCACGGACGCGTCTGGTCCCTGGCCTGCGGAGAGGAACACATCGCCGCGGCGTGCGGCGACGGGGCGGTCAGGGTCTGGTCACTGCTCGACACGGCCTGGTCACTCACCCTGAACCAGGACACCCCGCGCACGTGGGCCGTGGCGATGGCCCGTGCGACGCCCCGGGTCGCCGCGAGCACGGGGGACGGACACATACGGTGCTGGGATCTCCCCACCGGGACTCCGCTGTGGAGCCAGGACGTGCACGCCGGACGCCTACGCTCGCTCTCCTTCGACGACGCCGGAGACCTCCTGGCCGCCTGTGGTGGCGACGGTTCCGTACGCGTGTGGCACGCCACCACGGGGGAGTTCCGGAGCCGCTTCAGCAGCCCCAGCGGGTGGGCTCGCGCCGTCACCGTGGACGGATCGGGCAACCGAGTGGCGGTCGGGGCGGGAACCGGCGATATCGCGGTACGGCATCTGGGGACGGACCGCTTCGCCTCCCACCTCTCCGGCCACACGGGCCGCATCCTCATGCTCGGGTTCACGAGCGACGAGGACCGCCTGGTATCCGCCGCGGCGGACGGAACGGTGCGCCTCTGGTCGCTCGGCGAGCAGCGACAGATAGCCAAGGTCAGGGTGGACGCCTCACTGCACTGCGCGGCATTCGAACCCAGGACGGGCGAAGTGCTGGTGGGGAGCGCGGCCGGCGTCGTCGCCCTGGGGATCACGGACACATGA
- a CDS encoding damage-control phosphatase ARMT1 family protein, with product MTEKTSRASGEEAARTSTSAAASNAPVILSNEAGSFAWGVLAKRHPALVQQVRDAFPYSRRQHEALDALLDEITNGVVEPLAPAERDHERWAVSGQEHFGRSWYDAPFLWAESYFYRRLLGAVGYFGTGPWRGVDPFAPFKKAELGGDAVEEELRALDALANVPAEERATALVQASLWGNRADLGFRVAAGGPEVGDTAAPALVADDSVLLWQLLPVGAGSTVAVVADNAGRELIPDLILIDHLLEQRHADRVVLHVKPYPYYVSDAMTADVVDCLRRLVEAPGEAGRIGGRLWKAMAAGTLEVRTHPFFCAPQPYGEMPEDLRGEFESAALTILKGDLNYRRLVGDQLWDATASFADLTTYFPGAVAALRTLKSDVIVGLEEGTLDALERSGDAWRTSGTHALIQVRQ from the coding sequence ATGACAGAGAAGACCTCCCGCGCCTCGGGCGAAGAGGCGGCTCGTACCTCCACATCGGCCGCCGCGTCGAATGCTCCGGTCATCCTGAGCAACGAGGCCGGTTCGTTCGCCTGGGGTGTGCTGGCCAAGCGCCACCCTGCTCTTGTCCAGCAGGTGCGAGACGCGTTCCCGTACAGCCGACGCCAGCACGAGGCCCTCGACGCCCTGCTGGACGAGATCACCAACGGTGTTGTCGAACCACTTGCCCCCGCGGAACGCGACCACGAGCGCTGGGCGGTCTCGGGGCAGGAGCACTTCGGCCGCTCCTGGTACGACGCTCCGTTCCTGTGGGCGGAGAGCTACTTCTACCGAAGGCTCCTCGGTGCGGTCGGGTACTTCGGCACCGGCCCATGGCGGGGAGTCGATCCGTTCGCGCCGTTCAAGAAGGCCGAACTGGGAGGCGACGCGGTGGAAGAGGAGCTGCGCGCCCTGGACGCGCTCGCGAACGTGCCGGCCGAGGAGCGGGCCACGGCCCTGGTCCAAGCCTCGCTCTGGGGCAACCGCGCGGACCTCGGCTTCCGCGTCGCGGCAGGGGGACCGGAGGTCGGAGATACCGCCGCCCCCGCGTTGGTCGCCGACGACAGCGTCCTGCTGTGGCAGCTCCTGCCGGTCGGAGCCGGCTCTACGGTCGCCGTGGTGGCGGACAACGCGGGTCGAGAGCTGATCCCCGACCTGATCCTCATCGACCACCTCCTCGAACAGCGGCATGCCGACCGGGTTGTGCTTCACGTGAAGCCCTACCCCTACTACGTCTCCGACGCGATGACGGCTGACGTCGTCGACTGCCTCCGTCGCCTCGTCGAGGCACCGGGTGAGGCCGGCCGGATCGGCGGCCGGCTGTGGAAGGCCATGGCGGCAGGAACCCTGGAGGTCCGAACCCACCCGTTCTTCTGCGCTCCTCAGCCGTACGGGGAGATGCCCGAGGACCTTCGCGGCGAGTTCGAGAGCGCCGCGCTCACCATCCTGAAGGGCGACCTCAACTACCGTCGTCTGGTGGGCGACCAGTTGTGGGACGCCACGGCGTCCTTCGCCGATCTCACCACGTACTTCCCGGGGGCCGTCGCGGCGCTCCGGACCCTGAAGTCCGACGTCATCGTCGGCCTGGAAGAGGGAACGTTGGACGCTCTCGAGCGCTCCGGGGACGCCTGGCGTACCAGTGGCACGCACGCGCTGATTCAGGTGCGGCAGTAG
- a CDS encoding DUF317 domain-containing protein has protein sequence MEAPLYPNPSPNPSMPNRGAPPAYWVGPRHLAGDDGCLYDVVADALAGLGWTSLVLVRGRQVPNEAPSERQVVRSTVLHISPDALRWAQWVLPDEPFHLGGLPVAWQVSARPSVMSPLAEWSAYFTPDVPGEAVTDLLFALDACERPTAASIGPAAVLDAVIGHGWLRDADQPHTVAMHPTFTSRLSFGEVPPLIQDADPRVLTEGTDGCGPMGWQAWAELAMGAPYLWAASFSAGVPHDLVAAFATSLSSSTPVLRRVLPESTKDRLMCAPAG, from the coding sequence TTGGAGGCGCCCCTGTATCCCAACCCTTCGCCGAACCCGTCCATGCCGAACCGAGGTGCCCCGCCCGCCTACTGGGTCGGCCCCCGACATCTGGCCGGTGACGACGGATGTCTCTACGACGTCGTCGCGGATGCACTCGCCGGCCTCGGCTGGACGAGTCTCGTGCTCGTGCGGGGAAGGCAGGTGCCCAACGAGGCGCCGAGCGAACGACAGGTCGTTCGGAGCACAGTGCTCCACATCAGCCCCGACGCCCTCCGTTGGGCCCAGTGGGTGCTGCCGGACGAGCCGTTCCACCTCGGTGGTCTGCCCGTCGCTTGGCAGGTCTCCGCCCGTCCGAGCGTGATGAGCCCGCTGGCGGAATGGTCTGCCTACTTCACCCCCGATGTCCCGGGTGAGGCCGTCACCGACCTCCTCTTCGCACTCGACGCGTGCGAACGGCCCACCGCCGCGTCCATCGGCCCCGCGGCGGTCCTCGACGCGGTCATTGGGCACGGCTGGCTCCGCGACGCTGACCAGCCTCATACAGTGGCGATGCACCCCACCTTCACCTCCCGCCTCAGTTTCGGCGAGGTGCCGCCCCTCATCCAGGATGCAGATCCTCGCGTTCTGACCGAAGGGACAGACGGGTGCGGGCCGATGGGTTGGCAGGCGTGGGCTGAACTCGCCATGGGCGCACCGTACCTGTGGGCTGCTTCGTTCAGTGCCGGCGTGCCGCATGACCTCGTCGCCGCATTCGCCACGTCCCTCAGCTCCAGCACACCGGTACTCCGCCGGGTGCTGCCCGAGAGTACAAAGGACCGGCTTATGTGCGCTCCGGCGGGCTGA
- a CDS encoding relaxase/mobilization nuclease domain-containing protein — MIPRIHKQGSSTRGLLNYLYGKGTRDEHVDPHLVASFDYLMAPDPGRDPSATKEDLQRLLDQPLHLLDEGQRPDQHVWHCSVRAAATDRVLSDEEWGDIARRIVAATGIDSGGADDAGCRWAAVRHADDHIHIIATLVREDGRRPDHHRSGQRAQAEARLIEADYDLHRVTPGDGTAAKRPTSAERHKAERQGRERTAREKLREAVRGASAGAASTDEFFDRLAADGLLVRKRIAPSGDLLGYKLALPDDRNKDAEPVFYAGSTLSPDLSLPRLRERWSQRTAVGSEGEPAPVQPALPPVTHPAFARRRAAAASWQALLIIDHGDDGTAAAQIAAAGEVLDALSKTSAAHTRAELRQAAFVFERASRSHVRAVRGHDRALRQAAHDLVHSGPALGRGEDGAATAMLIDMAFFLAVTAANWHARRHHGQQAASAEQAAEHLRAAYQAAAEHPMAALRERGQRLSPRMRQRQVELLHRVLPELSDQVRAEPGWPALATTLAEAQQAGHDPAALLADATRRRELDTASSISDVLVWRLRRSAHLPAAPESRQGAPARDNRRTPPATLTAPSAATAASDLSRRR; from the coding sequence TTGATCCCCCGTATCCACAAGCAAGGCAGCAGCACCCGCGGGCTGCTCAACTACCTCTACGGCAAGGGCACCCGCGACGAGCACGTCGATCCGCACCTGGTCGCCTCCTTCGACTACCTGATGGCACCTGACCCCGGTCGGGACCCCTCCGCGACGAAGGAGGACCTCCAGCGGCTTCTCGACCAGCCACTGCACCTCCTCGACGAAGGCCAGCGGCCCGACCAGCACGTGTGGCACTGCTCCGTTCGCGCCGCAGCCACCGACCGCGTCCTGAGCGACGAGGAGTGGGGCGACATCGCCCGCCGCATCGTGGCGGCCACCGGCATCGACTCCGGCGGCGCAGACGACGCCGGGTGCCGGTGGGCCGCAGTCCGCCACGCCGACGACCACATCCACATCATCGCCACCCTCGTACGTGAGGACGGCCGCCGCCCCGACCACCACCGCTCCGGCCAACGTGCCCAGGCCGAAGCCCGGCTCATCGAAGCCGACTACGACCTGCACCGCGTCACCCCCGGCGACGGCACCGCAGCCAAACGCCCCACCAGCGCCGAACGCCACAAGGCCGAACGTCAAGGGCGGGAGCGCACGGCGCGGGAGAAGCTGCGCGAGGCTGTGCGCGGCGCATCAGCTGGCGCTGCCTCCACGGACGAGTTCTTCGACCGCCTGGCCGCCGACGGCCTACTGGTCCGCAAGCGGATCGCACCATCAGGCGACCTGCTCGGGTACAAGCTCGCGCTTCCTGACGACCGCAACAAGGACGCCGAACCAGTCTTCTATGCCGGCTCCACACTCTCCCCCGACCTGTCCCTGCCCCGCCTACGCGAACGCTGGTCCCAGCGCACGGCGGTGGGCTCCGAGGGCGAGCCCGCGCCGGTGCAGCCCGCCCTGCCGCCGGTGACCCATCCCGCGTTCGCTCGGCGCCGAGCGGCGGCTGCCAGCTGGCAGGCCCTGCTGATCATCGATCACGGCGACGACGGCACGGCAGCAGCGCAGATCGCCGCAGCAGGGGAGGTCCTGGACGCGCTCTCCAAGACCTCTGCCGCCCACACACGCGCCGAACTCCGGCAGGCAGCCTTCGTGTTCGAGAGGGCCAGCCGCTCCCATGTGCGCGCCGTACGCGGGCACGACCGTGCCCTGCGACAGGCCGCCCATGACCTCGTCCACAGCGGCCCCGCCCTCGGCCGCGGCGAAGACGGAGCCGCCACCGCCATGCTCATCGACATGGCCTTCTTCCTCGCCGTCACCGCGGCGAACTGGCACGCCAGAAGGCATCACGGCCAGCAGGCAGCCTCCGCCGAACAGGCCGCCGAGCACCTCCGCGCCGCCTACCAAGCTGCTGCGGAACACCCCATGGCCGCCCTCCGGGAGCGAGGCCAGCGCCTGAGTCCGCGCATGCGGCAGCGACAAGTCGAGCTCCTTCACCGTGTTCTTCCCGAACTGAGCGATCAAGTACGGGCGGAGCCCGGCTGGCCGGCACTGGCCACCACCCTCGCCGAGGCGCAGCAGGCCGGCCATGACCCGGCAGCTCTGCTCGCCGACGCCACGCGACGGCGTGAACTCGACACCGCCTCGTCCATCAGCGACGTCCTCGTCTGGCGCCTGCGCCGCAGCGCCCACCTCCCCGCAGCACCCGAGAGCCGCCAGGGTGCCCCCGCCCGAGACAACCGACGTACGCCGCCCGCGACGCTCACAGCACCGTCGGCGGCCACAGCGGCGAGCGACCTCAGCCGCCGCCGCTGA